Proteins from a single region of Xyrauchen texanus isolate HMW12.3.18 chromosome 7, RBS_HiC_50CHRs, whole genome shotgun sequence:
- the si:zfos-323e3.4 gene encoding volume-regulated anion channel subunit LRRC8E: protein MIPVNEFRSITTEQNPKFRVLKPWWDVLSEYLGIAMLMIGVFGCTVQLTQEKISCLPNRFTDLSRGDVDCSHLREHKENESMWQYAITKRLSPNIVEVFGRKNGLDIHQYDFVNHFCYERAVHWYGKYFPYLALIHSMIFMVASSFWFKFPGTSSKIEMFVIILGKCFDSPWTTRAISEVSEERREERTVSWRKNSMTKSTIDDDTVTLIRSSVKSNSDQKSAETAASLLDKKEGEQAKALFEKVKKFRTHVEEADLLYLMYVLQTALKVFKFALITMYSVVSVPNIQIVVMCSVPPDLTGFGTFCCNYNKAHLFSKLAYCYICFVGVYGMLCVYSLYWLFHRPLKEYSFEAVRLETGINDIPDVKNDFAFLLHLSDQYDTLYSKRFAVFLSEVSESRLRQVNLNNEWTTQKLCTRLARNVSERLELHLFKLPGLPDTVFEIPDVESLKLEMINNVTIPGSITQLKSLQEISLIHSPAKLQLAALSHLRENLKVLHLTFESPDQVPLWMYTLQNLEELHLSGPLSNELSRSPTLDTLRELKHLRVLMLHCKLTKIPPSTVDVSGQLLRLCIHNEGTRLQVFNSLKKLVNLAALELTGCRLERIPSAVFSLSHLKELDLRENRLTSIEEILSLQHCRRLTTLRLWHNDISCISEHVSKLRALETLDMSWNKIRRLPARLCYCTKLRHLDLSHNQLTSLPSEIGILQCLQFLSVAYNSLESLPEELFSCKRLKVLALGNNSISVLSPRVMNLAHLVRLELRGNRLESLPAEIGNCISLKLAALIVEDGLIELLPPDVKGKMKDR from the coding sequence CTGACACAGGAGAAGATTTCTTGCCTGCCAAACCGCTTCACGGATCTCTCGAGAGGAGACGTGGACTGCAGTCATCTGCGAGAGCACAAAGAGAATGAGAGTATGTGGCAGTACGCCATCACCAAACGTCTGAGTCCAAACATCGTCGAGGTGTTCGGCAGGAAGAACGGACTCGATATCCACCAGTACGACTTTGTCAATCACTTCTGTTACGAGCGTGCCGTACACTGGTATGGCAAGTACTTCCCCTACCTGGCGCTCATCCACAGCATGATCTTTATGGTGGCCAGCAGCTTCTGGTTCAAGTTTCCAGGAACATCATCAAAGATCGAGATGTTTGTGATCATTCTGGGAAAATGCTTCGACTCTCCCTGGACCACAAGAGCGATCAGTGAAGTGTCAGAAGAAAGGAGAGAAGAGAGAACGGTCTCATGGAGAAAGAATTCCATGACAAAATCCACAATAGATGATGACACAGTGACTCTGATCCGATCTTCTGTAAAGTCCAACTCGGATCAGAAATCAGCAGAAACCGCTGCATCGCTCTTGGATAAAAAAGAGGGTGAGCAGGCCAAAGCCCTGTTTGAAAAAGTCAAAAAGTTTCGGACACATGTTGAGGAGGCAGATCTTCTTTACCTTATGTACGTGCTACAGACTGCATTAAAAGTTTTCAAATTTGCCCTTATCACCATGTATAGTGTTGTGTCGGTTCCAAACATCCAGATTGTGGTGATGTGCTCGGTGCCTCCAGATCTCACGGGCTTTGGGACATTCTGCTGTAACTATAATAAAGCACATCTGTTTTCTAAATTAGCATATTGCTACATATGCTTCGTTGGGGTGTATGGAATGTTGTGTGTATATTCACTTTATTGGCTGTTTCATCGACCATTGAAAGAGTATTCCTTTGAGGCCGTTCGATTGGAGACGGGAATCAATGACATACCAGATGTTAAAAATGACTTTGCGTTTCTCCTGCACCTCAGTGACCAGTACGACACCCTCTACTCCAAACGCTTCGCTGTCTTTCTCTCTGAAGTAAGCGAGAGCCGGTTGAGGCAGGTGAACCTCAATAACGAGTGGACAACTCAAAAACTCTGCACTCGTTTGGCGCGCAACGTGAGCGAGCGGTTGGAGCTCCACTTATTTAAGCTACCGGGGCTACCGGACACCGTCTTTGAGATTCCAGATGTAGAATCCCTCAAACTGGAAATGATAAACAATGTCACCATCCCTGGCAGCATAACGCAGCTCAAATCCTTGCAGGAGATCTCATTAATCCACAGTCCAGCCAAGCTGCAGCTAGCGGCCCTCAGTCACCTACGTGAGAACCTCAAAGTTCTGCATCTGACCTTTGAGAGCCCAGACCAGGTGCCGCTGTGGATGTACACCTTACAGAACCTGGAGGAACTTCATCTGAGCGGCCCCTTAAGCAATGAGCTCTCTCGCAGTCCTACCTTGGACACCTTACGTGAGCTTAAACATCTACGTGTGCTGATGTTACATTGTAAACTGACCAAGATACCGCCCAGTACCGTGGATGTTTCTGGCCAACTGTTGCGACTCTGCATTCACAATGAAGGAACACGACTTCAGGTCTTCAATAGTCTGAAAAAGCTGGTTAACCTCGCTGCTCTGGAGCTGACAGGCTGTCGACTGGAGCGAATCCCCAGTGCTGTCTTCAGTCTTTCCCACCTGAAGGAGCTGGACCTGAGAGAGAACAGGCTCACCAGCATAGAGGAAATCCTGAGTCTGCAGCACTGTCGCCGTCTGACGACCCTTAGGCTGTGGCACAATGACATTTCTTGCATCTCCGAGCATGTCTCTAAACTCCGCGCCCTGGAGACTCTGGACATGAGCTGGAATAAGATCCGCAGACTTCCTGCTCGCCTCTGTTACTGCACCAAACTACGACATTTGGACCTCTCGCACAACCAGCTGACATCCCTGCCTTCAGAGATTGGCATCCTTCAGTGTCTGCAGTTCCTCTCTGTCGCCTACAACTCACTGGAGTCTCTCCCTGAAGAGCTGTTCTCCTGTAAGAGGCTGAAAGTTCTAGCATTGGGGAATAACAGCATTTCCGTGTTGTCCCCACGTGTCATGAATCTGGCTCATCTGGTGAGGCTCGAGTTGAGGGGTAACCGGTTGGAGTCATTGCCTGCTGAGATCGGCAACTGTATCTCACTGAAATTAGCTGCTCTTATCGTGGAAGATGGCCTGATTGAGCTGCTGCCGCCAGACGTCAAAGGCAAAATGAAAGACAGATAA
- the cdkn2d gene encoding cyclin-dependent kinase 4 inhibitor D: MVLDGFGSGKSLSSAAAQGNVAAVRRILQDHRVEPDILNEFGKTALQVMMMGCTSVACVLLEHGADPNVQDRCGVTPAHDAARTGFLDTLRALVDYGASVNVPDHSGALPIHIAIREGHWDVVEYLAHRSNLGHQDIRGANALDMARAASAPEMVELLERLMETS, encoded by the exons ATGGTTCTTGACGGGTTCGGCTCCGGTAAAAGTCTCAGCTCGGCGGCGGCGCAGGGGAATGTCGCGGCGGTTCGGCGGATTCTGCAGGATCACCGGGTCGAACCGGACATCCTCAATGAGTTCGGCAAAACCGCACTGCAG GTCATGATGATGGGCTGCACCAGTGTTGCGTGTGTGTTGCTGGAACACGGTGCTGACCCAAACGTCCAGGACCGCTGTGGAGTGACCCCAGCACACGATGCAGCACGCACGGGTTTCCTGGACACACTTCGAGCTCTGGTGGATTATGGCGCTTCTGTCAATGTCCCTGACCACAGCGGAGCCTTGCCCATTCACATCGCCATACGTGAAGGTCACTGGGACGTAGTGGAGTACCTGGCCCATCGGTCAAACCTGGGGCACCAGGACATCAGAGGAGCCAACGCGCTGGACATGGCCCGGGCGGCGAGCGCTCCAGAGATGGTTGAACTTCTAGAGCGTCTGATGGAAACCAGTTAA
- the LOC127646139 gene encoding meiosis regulator and mRNA stability factor 1: MEVRKPVLELKDVPPPPLHSTATKPIPLQQSCLCPLLEPRPTQLQTGNLSVSVCSCCEASVHLRQTSSGSADVDTGGGFPLYLSHSPTDTRSGPHPPSLDRRGPEVPLQTPGSFGPLSASATRCHAACCTSLRQTRICPSVSGICHCRGDARVQQHSFSRGDPPPPTHLCSNSLHLSVERTPLCVTGAHCLQDCWRKSLGVDSENVWPNIPPPVPVPLCNGCGVTGTPSDGLLGAHLNKPTKKYVSPESGTQEALPPVGVFWDIENCAVPSGRSAATVVQRLRERFFQGHREAEFICVCDINKENKAVIQELNNCQVTVAHINATAKNAADDKLRQSLRRFAETHTTPATVIVVSSDVNFASELSDLRHRHGFQVILVHKSQASSALLQHAHQRVPFEEFVSDLPPGMIIKSQPSFSLLFVHRLPTHCDTKAVTNRLQRLSNNCGGKVLGVSGGCAVLRFSSINAAERARKRMDNEDVLGHRIMVSFSPDGPEEEEEHRRPAASFLPFLPAEKARSSRRLRRASRANYVPERPYSPRRAGHASSCSPVMKLLPQAVCGAVRPASASPQSHSLVSAASKPVELLQRGRRCDSPGQQFEVSTPSAFNKLSLQRSFSPIMLSQSSWSSRSASPCLSNRSSPLSVASHSSCAEGPLEPFSDGADIQVTNLDYRMSRKDLQQILRDTFAKHGRVKSVDLSPHTDYQLKARVHMSSLQQAIGAVSLLHRYKIGNKRIHVSLITGANNKSLTCLSSEIISILQDAPANCLPLFKFTETYERKFSHKLVVSDLYRLPDLVCVREQGGGRLVCLLSSSQARQSPLGSAHSHDGSNTASPVLFEELEYHEPVCRRHWTQQDFSESDFDPDSYTIPFVLVSLKVLAAHVHSLLQSHEGMLPLLSFPECYAAEFSPLTLVEEGGQDGSVPLEHLITCIPGVTIVMAQNGFKIIKWIHNNPPPPNADPWLQRSKSPVGNPQLIQFSREMVDLMKNQPSCLMPITKFIPAYHHHFAKQCRVSDYGYSKLLELLEAVPHVLQILGLGSKRLLTLTHRAQVKRFTQDLLKLLKFQASKQVVIRDFMQAYHWCFSKNWQVFHQCVRLSRFESDRTISFIPPDGDSELMSYRINTHVKPLIWIESVIEKFSHSRVEIMVKAKGQFKKQSVANNVEVRVPVPSDADSPKFKTSTGHAKYVPEKNMVVWSIKSFPGGKEFLMRAHFCLPSVENDEKEGKPPITVKFEIPYFTVSGIQVRYMKIIEKSGYQALPWVRYITQSGDYQLRTNS, translated from the exons ATGGAGGTCCGTAAGCCGGTTCTGGAGCTGAAGGATGTTCCTCCCCCTCCCCTTCACAGCACTGCCACAAAACCCATCCCACTACAGCAATCCTGTCTCTGCCCTCTTTTGGAACCCCGCCCCACACAGCTGCAGACAGGCAACCTAAGCGTAAGCGTGTGTTCGTGCTGTGAAGCGTCCGTACACCTGCGGCAGACCTCCAGCGGGAGTGCTGATGTGGACACTGGTGGAGGGTTTCCTTTGTATCTCTCTCACTCGCCGACAGACACCCGCTCTGGCCCTCACCCCCCCTCTCTTGACCGGCGGGGCCCGGAAGTGCCATTGCAGACCCCCGGAAGCTTTGGGCCACTCTCTGCCTCTGCTACACGCTGCCACGCGGCCTGCTGCACGAGTCTGCGGCAGACACGCATCTGTCCGTCTGTGTCGGGTATCTGCCACTGTCGTGGAGACGCGCGAGTGCAGCAACACTCTTTTTCACGTGGTGACCCCCCCCCACCCACTCACCTCTGCTCTAACTCACTACACCTCAGTGTTGAACGCACCCCACTCTGTGTGACAGGCGCGCACTGTTTGCAGGACTGTTGGAGGAAG AGTTTGGGTGTCGACTCCGAGAATGTTTGGCCAAACATTCCTCCTCCCGTCCCTGTGCCGTTGTGCAACGGCTGTGGGGTGACTGGAACGCCCTCTGATGGTCTGCTGGGTGCCCACCTCAACAAACCCACCAAGAAATATG TTTCTCCAGAGAGCGGCACACAGGAAGCGCTGCCACCTGTCGGGGTTTTCTGGGACATCGAGAACTGCGCGGTACCCAGCGGGCGCTCTGCGGCGACGGTGGTGCAGAGACTGAGAGAGCGATTCTTTCAGGGTCACCGTGAGGCTGAATTCATCTGTGTGTGTGACATCAACAAAGAGAATAAAGCTGTTATACAGGAACTCAACAACTGCCAG GTGACAGTCGCCCACATCAACGCTACAGCCAAAAACGCAGCGGATGACAAACTGCGGCAGAGTCTGCGGCGATTCGCAGAGACCCACACCACCCCCGCCACAGTCATCGTTGTTTCAT CCGATGTAAACTTTGCCAGCGAGCTGAGCGACCTGAGGCATCGTCACGGTTTCCAGGTGATTCTGGTTCACAAGAGTCAGGCGTCATCTGCCCTCCTGCAGCACGCGCACCAGCGCGTCCCCTTCGAGGAGTTTGTGTCGGATCTCCCGCCTGGAATGATCATCAAATCACAG CCCAGTTTCAGTCTTCTGTTTGTGCATCGTCTCCCCACACACTGTGACACCAAAGCTGTCACTAACCGTCTGCAGCGCCTCTCCAATAACTGCGGAGGGAAAGTGTTGGGCGTGTCCGGTGGCTGTGCCGTGCTCCGCTTCTCCAGCATCAACGCGGCCGAGCGCGCCCGCAAACGCATGGACAACGAAGACGTCCTGGGTCACCGCATCATGGTGTCTTTCTCGCCCGATGGcccagaggaggaagaggagcatCGGCGTCCCGCCGCCTCCTTTTTGCCGTTCCTCCCTGCGGAGAAGGCACGGTCATCCCGTCGCCTGCGGCGGGCGTCTCGGGCAAACTACGTCCCTGAGCGCCCATATAGCCCCAGGAGAGCGGGCCACGCCTCCTCGTGCAGCCCAGTGATGAAACTCCTCCCCCAG GCAGTGTGTGGTGCAGTTCGACCTGCGTCTGCGTCTCCTCAGAGTCACAGTCTTGTGTCTGCGGCCAGTAAACCCGTGGAGCTGCTGCAGCGCGGACGGAG ATGTGATTCTCCTGGGCAGCAGTTTGAAGTCAGCACTCCTTCAGCGTTCAATAAACTAAGTTTGCAGCGCAGTTTCAGTCCCATCATGCTCTCTCAGAGCTCGTGGTCATCACG GAGCGCATCACCCTGCCTGTCGAATCGCTCGTCTCCGCTGAGTGTTGCATCTCACAGCAGCTGTGCCGAGGGCCCCCTGGAGCCGTTCTCTGATGGGGCCGATATTCAGGTCACTAATCTGGACTACAGGATGTCTCGTAAAGACTTGCAGCAGATACTGAGAGACACTTTCGCTAAACACGGCAGA gtGAAGAGTGTAGATCTGAGTCCTCACACAGATTATCAGTTGAAGGCACGGGTGCACATGAGTTCATTGCAACAGGCCATCGGCGCCGTCAGTCTTCTGCATCGCTATAAAATCGGCAACAAGCGGATTCACGTGTCGCTCATCACTGGAGCCAATAACAAATCGCTCACCTGTCTCAG CTCCGAGATCATCAGTATTCTGCAGGATGCTCCAGCAAACTGTCTCCCACTCTTCAAATTCACAGAGACTTATGAGAGGAA GTTCAGTCATAAGCTGGTGGTGAGTGATTTGTACCGTCTGCCTGATctggtgtgtgtgcgtgagcagGGCGGCGGGCGGCTCGTGTGTCTGTTGTCCAGCTCTCAGGCTCGACAGAGTCCGTTAGGATCCGCACACTCTCACGACGGCTCCAACACCGCCAGTCCTGTTCTGTTTGAAGAGCTTGAGTACCATGAGCCCGTCTGCAGACGGCACTGGACCCAACAGGACttcag TGAATCGGATTTTGATCCGGATTCATACACGATCCCATTTGTTCTGGTGTCTCTGAAAGTTCTGGCTGCTCATGTGCACAGTTTACTGCAGAGTCATGAGGGAATGTTACCACTGCTCAG TTTCCCAGAATGCTATGCTGCAGAATTCAGTCCGTTGACCCTTGTGGAGGAGGGGGGGCAGGATGGGAGTGTCCCGCTTGAACATCTCATTACCTGCATCCCTGGAGTTACCATAGTAATGGCCCAGAATggatttaaaatcatcaaatggATTCATAACAACCCCCCTCCACCCAACgcag ATCCGTGGCTGCAACGCAGTAAAAGTCCTGTTGGAAACCCACAGCTGATCCAGTTCAGTCGAGAGATGGTGGATCTGATGAAGAACCAGCCGTCCTGTTTAATGCCCATCACAAAGTTTATTCCAGCGTATCACCACCATTTCGCCAAGCAGTGCCGCGTGTCGGACTACGGATACTCCAAACTCCTAGAGCTGCTGGAGGCTGTTCCTCATGTGCTGCAG atcctGGGTTTGGGCTCAAAGCGTTTGTTGACGTTGACTCATCGTGCTCAGGTGAAACGTTTCACTCAAGACCTGCTGAAGTTGCTGAAGTTTCAGGCCAGTAAACAGGTGGTGATCAGGGACTTCATGCAGGCGTATCACTG gTGTTTCTCCAAGAACTGGCAGGTA TTTCATCAGTGTGTTCGCTTGTCACGCTTTGAAAGTGACCGAACGATTTCCTTCATTCCACCTGACGGAGATTCTGAACTCATGTCATACCGCATCAACACACAC GTGAAGCCGCTCATTTGGATCGAGTCTGTTATCGAGAAGTTCTCTCACAGTCGAGTGGAGATCATGGTGAAG GCTAAAGGGCAGTTTAAAAAGCAGTCTGTAGCTAATAATGTTGAGGTTCGTGTTCCTGTGCCGAGTGACGCAGACTCTCCAAAGTTTAAAACTAGCACAGGTCACGCTAAATACGTTCCTGAGAAGAATATGGTGGTGTGGAGTATTAAATCATTCCCG GGTGGAAAAGAGTTTCTGATGCGAGCTCACTTTTGCCTGCCGAGTGTGGAAAATGATGAAAAGGAGGGAAAACCTCCGATCACAGTGAAGTTTGAGATCCCATATTTCACTGTGTCGGgtatacag GTACGATACATGAAGATTATTGAGAAGAGTGGCTATCAGGCACTACCGTGGGTGCGCTACATCACTCAAAGTGGAG ATTATCAACTGAGGACAAACAGCTAA